One region of Acidobacteriota bacterium genomic DNA includes:
- the mgtE gene encoding magnesium transporter: MPPLRRLDVVLDSVKRLQRIGATANLLNLLQKQHPADLAEVLTALSDANRSDAFNTLVEHNPRLAMEALSEVEVEVSATLLVGRTPTELVSLFEELPSDDAAALINQLPEPVSSEVIELMRRADAGEAPDLLAYQDQTAGRIMNPEVFALTEDLTAGEAIEALQQSREVEMVFYLYVVDERRHLVGVVSLRRLLLVAPETPLKRIMTSELVSARVDTDQEEVALEVANYNLLAIPVVDDENKLVGIITVDDVIDVIKDEATEDILRLAGVSADEHIATSPWEAWRKRLPWLGVNLVAATLGALVIRQFQATIEQVVALAALMTVVASVSGNAATQTLTVIVRGLAIGELAWSNARRVLGKEVVVGLANGLLLGLAGSVIAWLVFGNPYVGAILAGAMVINLLIAAIAATLIPLSLRALKFDPALASAVFITTMTDMFGFFAFLGLATAFLPYLQRGL, encoded by the coding sequence ATGCCGCCGCTCCGTCGCCTCGACGTCGTGCTCGACTCAGTCAAGCGACTGCAGCGGATTGGTGCGACTGCTAACCTCCTCAACCTCCTTCAGAAGCAGCATCCGGCCGACCTGGCCGAAGTGCTGACCGCGCTGTCGGACGCCAACCGCAGCGACGCCTTCAACACGCTCGTCGAGCACAACCCCCGCCTCGCGATGGAGGCCCTCAGTGAGGTCGAGGTGGAGGTGAGCGCCACGCTCCTCGTCGGCCGGACGCCGACGGAGCTGGTGTCGCTGTTCGAGGAGCTGCCGAGCGACGACGCCGCGGCCCTCATCAATCAGCTCCCCGAGCCGGTGTCCTCGGAGGTGATCGAGCTGATGCGGCGCGCCGACGCCGGCGAGGCGCCCGACCTGCTGGCCTACCAGGATCAGACGGCCGGCCGGATCATGAACCCGGAGGTCTTCGCGCTGACCGAGGACCTGACCGCGGGAGAGGCCATCGAGGCGCTGCAGCAGTCGCGCGAGGTGGAGATGGTCTTCTATCTCTACGTGGTCGACGAGCGCCGCCACCTGGTCGGCGTCGTTTCGCTCCGCCGCCTGCTGCTGGTCGCCCCCGAGACTCCCCTCAAGCGGATCATGACGTCGGAACTGGTCAGCGCCCGGGTCGATACGGACCAGGAAGAGGTGGCCCTGGAGGTCGCCAACTACAACCTGCTCGCCATCCCGGTCGTGGACGACGAGAACAAGCTGGTGGGGATCATCACCGTGGATGACGTCATCGACGTCATCAAGGACGAGGCGACCGAGGACATCCTGCGTCTTGCCGGCGTGTCGGCTGACGAGCACATCGCGACCTCGCCCTGGGAAGCATGGCGGAAGCGGCTGCCCTGGCTCGGCGTCAACCTGGTGGCGGCCACCCTCGGGGCCCTCGTGATCCGCCAGTTCCAGGCGACGATCGAGCAGGTGGTGGCCCTGGCGGCGTTGATGACGGTGGTGGCGAGCGTCAGCGGCAACGCCGCGACCCAGACCCTGACCGTGATTGTCCGCGGCCTCGCCATCGGCGAGCTCGCCTGGAGCAATGCCCGCCGCGTGCTGGGCAAGGAAGTGGTGGTGGGACTGGCCAACGGGCTGCTGCTCGGCCTCGCCGGCTCGGTCATCGCCTGGCTGGTGTTCGGCAACCCCTACGTCGGCGCGATCCTGGCCGGCGCCATGGTGATCAACCTGCTGATCGCCGCCATCGCGGCAACGCTGATCCCGCTCAGCCTGCGCGCGCTGAAGTTCGATCCGGCGCTGGCGTCGGCGGTCTTCATCACGACGATGACGGACATGTTCGGGTTCTTCGCGTTCCTCGGTCTCGCCACCGCGTTCCTCCCGTATCTGCAGCGCGGCCTCTGA
- a CDS encoding PQQ-binding-like beta-propeller repeat protein, whose protein sequence is MLRQRFGRFLPLLAIASLTVLVAAAQSDEDAGFVPVTDAILEDPAPGDWLMWRRTQNGWGYSPLDQVNRDNVADLRLVWTRALAEGAQEGTPLAYGGTLFMPNPKDHLQAIDAVTGDLRWEYRRDIPEDVPEIMGGLTDNNRNVAIYGRTIIDTSNDDYVYALDAVTGELVWETQIFDYRVHPARHSAGPIIAGGKVVSGRSCRPRAGPVSCVIVAHDAATGAELWRTRLVPRPGEPGDETWGGVPYEERMHVGSWMVPSYDAELDLVYVGTSVTSPAPKFMLGGVDNQHLYHNSTLALDGQTGEIRWYYQHLNDHWDLDHPYERILVDTAVAPDPDAVSWMNPRLRRGEERRVVTGIPGKTGVVYTLDRETGEFLWATPTIAQNVISDIDGATGEVTENAELIFTALGQEVLSCPSWGGGKNWPAGAYSPLTNTMYFPLQNTCARVLSTMEGGLAIYRLAARFQLAPGTENLGTVHAINVETGESAWLHEQRAATFALVATGGGLVFGGDGNGRFRAFDDESGEVLWEVNLGSPVTGFPITYAVDGRQYVVASTGTRRSGLTPELSPSAGNNLFVFALPE, encoded by the coding sequence ATGCTGCGACAGCGTTTCGGCCGTTTCCTGCCTCTGCTTGCCATCGCTTCATTGACCGTGCTCGTCGCGGCGGCACAGTCCGATGAAGATGCCGGCTTCGTTCCCGTCACCGACGCCATCCTCGAGGATCCGGCGCCGGGCGACTGGCTCATGTGGCGCCGCACGCAGAACGGCTGGGGCTACAGCCCGCTCGACCAGGTGAATCGCGACAACGTCGCCGACCTGCGCCTGGTGTGGACTCGGGCCCTCGCGGAGGGCGCCCAGGAGGGAACGCCGCTGGCCTACGGCGGCACGCTGTTCATGCCGAACCCGAAGGACCACCTGCAGGCCATCGACGCGGTGACCGGCGACCTCCGGTGGGAGTACCGGCGCGACATTCCCGAGGACGTCCCCGAGATCATGGGCGGCCTGACCGATAACAACCGGAACGTGGCGATCTACGGCAGGACGATCATCGACACCAGCAACGACGACTACGTGTATGCCCTAGACGCGGTGACCGGCGAGCTCGTCTGGGAGACGCAGATCTTCGACTACCGGGTGCATCCGGCCCGGCATTCCGCCGGCCCGATCATCGCCGGGGGCAAGGTCGTATCGGGGCGGAGCTGCCGCCCGCGGGCGGGGCCCGTCTCGTGCGTCATCGTCGCCCACGACGCCGCCACCGGCGCGGAGCTGTGGCGGACGCGCCTGGTGCCGCGGCCCGGGGAGCCGGGCGACGAGACGTGGGGCGGCGTGCCGTACGAGGAGCGCATGCACGTCGGCTCGTGGATGGTGCCGAGCTACGACGCCGAGCTGGACCTGGTCTACGTCGGCACCTCGGTCACGTCCCCGGCGCCGAAGTTCATGCTCGGCGGCGTCGACAACCAGCACCTCTACCACAACTCGACGCTTGCGCTCGACGGCCAGACGGGCGAGATCCGCTGGTACTACCAGCACCTGAACGACCACTGGGACCTCGATCATCCCTACGAGCGCATCCTCGTGGACACGGCGGTCGCTCCGGACCCGGACGCGGTTTCCTGGATGAATCCGCGGCTGCGGCGCGGCGAGGAGCGCCGGGTCGTGACGGGCATTCCCGGCAAGACCGGCGTCGTGTACACGCTCGACCGCGAGACCGGGGAGTTCCTCTGGGCGACCCCGACCATCGCCCAGAACGTCATCAGCGACATCGACGGCGCCACCGGCGAGGTCACCGAGAACGCCGAGTTGATCTTCACCGCCCTGGGGCAGGAGGTGCTGTCATGCCCGTCCTGGGGCGGCGGCAAGAACTGGCCGGCGGGCGCCTACAGCCCGCTGACCAACACCATGTACTTTCCGCTGCAGAACACCTGCGCGCGCGTGCTGTCGACGATGGAGGGCGGGCTTGCCATCTACCGCCTGGCCGCCCGGTTCCAGCTTGCGCCGGGCACGGAGAACCTCGGCACCGTGCACGCGATCAACGTGGAGACCGGTGAGAGCGCCTGGCTGCACGAGCAGCGGGCCGCCACGTTTGCGCTGGTCGCGACCGGCGGCGGGCTCGTCTTCGGCGGCGACGGTAACGGGCGGTTCCGGGCGTTCGATGACGAATCGGGTGAGGTGCTGTGGGAGGTCAACCTCGGGTCGCCGGTCACCGGTTTTCCGATCACCTATGCCGTCGACGGACGGCAGTACGTCGTGGCCAGCACTGGCACGCGGCGATCGGGTCTGACGCCGGAGTTGAGCCCGAGCGCGGGGAACAACCTCTTCGTTTTCGCTCTGCCTGAATGA